A part of Kryptolebias marmoratus isolate JLee-2015 linkage group LG8, ASM164957v2, whole genome shotgun sequence genomic DNA contains:
- the phf8 gene encoding histone lysine demethylase PHF8, which yields MASVPVYCLCRLPYDVTRFMIECEICQDWFHGSCVGVEEDKSTEIDVYHCPNCQVTHGPSVMRKRRGGNKQAEGSAVAGRDPSRPVKTGSSQFVRELRSRTFPSADEILLKPSGAQLTVEFLEEHSFSVPVMVLRRDGLGMTLPPSSFSVSDIEHYIGADKEIDVIDVPRQCDLKMRLGDFVEYYNSPNRDKVLNVISLEFSDTRLSNLVETPKIVRKLSWVENLWPEESVFERPNVQKYCLMGVKDSYTDFHIDFGGTSVWYHVLRGEKIFYLISPTPANLALFERWSSSSNQNEMFFGDQVDMCYKCSLKQGNTLFIPTGWIHAVLTPVDCLAFGGNFLHSLNIDMQLRAYEIEKRLSTAELFKFPNFETVCWYVGKHLLDTFRGLRENRRHPVSYLVLGAKALNNAFRSWTRKEALADHEMEIPENINTQTLVKDLAKEIRLVEDIFQQNLGRTGTPFPGAPLSKAPLSASQNSGRPPGKKKGPKPKEVLGGLGTPGTKKKGQKGVVKTEAEELDLIEIHTKHTLKKIQPGKSKHKNKVELPLEEFEGKLNKKKLKLVLSNGKIQGKKDGSSNGAESAANFKRLATEESSLSELESEDELQIDETPPPRRKSAGPSKKKKLSGLPRKLPRAKPCSDPNRIREPGEVDFDIEEDYTTDEEALAAHGVKGGAGGILDLLKASKQVAGLDSAALSEEAPASPSTRDAIQGMLSMANPPSSSSSSSSSSPSSLSGGLTEGLGVVKEKGGRAVWLTGGVKKTSNLEKKPIIQRPGKRPIKRPTRHLSDEESPDEQETLGTCFKDSDYVYPSLESDEEDHASKTKMKRKKNWDDTPWSPKARVMPTLPKQERPAREGARVASVETGLAAAAAKLAQQEQQKPAKRKYTKKQRPPAPVASPPPVQNEPAPPSPTPAPESAADVSPDRRMDYFSASLLDHEYTAGPGPFGPGGPRGSGAMAPGVFLTSRRPSLSPQNSSCHSGASPASLASQGITGIGQGKRPKKGLATAKQRLGKILKIHRNGKLLL from the exons ATGGCGTCAGTGCCAGTGTACTGCTTGTGCCGCCTGCCCTACGACGTGACGCGCTTTATGATCGAGTGTGAGATTTGTCAAGACTGGTTTCATGGAAG CTGTGTTGGAGTAGAGGAGGACAAATCAACTGAGATTGATGTGTATCACTGCCCCAACTGTCAAGTTACCCATGGGCCGTCTGTTA TGCGTAAACGGCGCGGAGGCAATAAGCAGGCAGAGGGAAGCGCTGTTGCAGGAAGAGATCCAAGTCGGCCCGTTAAGACCGGAAGTTCTCAGTTTGTCAGGGAGCTTCGAAGTCGCACTTTCCCAAG CGCCGATGAAATCTTGCTCAAGCCGTCCGGGGCGCAGCTGACAGTTGAGTTTCTGGAAGAGCATTCGTTCAGCGTTCCTGTAATGGTTTTGAGGCGAGATGGCTTAGGCATGACCCTTCCTCCATCGTCCTTCAGTGTCAGTGACATAGAGCACTACATTG GTGCAGATAAAGAGATTGACGTGATTGACGTGCCTCGGCAGTGCGACCTGAAGATGCGGCTGGGAGACTTTGTTGAATACTACAACAGCCCTAACAGGGACAAAGTGCTCAACGTCATCAGCCTGGAGTTCTCTGACACCAG GCTCTCCAACTTGGTGGAGACCCCCAAGATTGTGAGGAAACTTTCGTGGGTGGAAAACCTTTGGCCCGAGGAGTCCGTGTTTGAACGCCCCAATGTGCAGAAGTACTGTCTGATGGGCGTGAAGGACAGCTACACAGACTTCCACATCGATTTTGGAGGCACCTCAGTTTGGTACCACGTCCTGAGG GGTGAGAAAATCTTCTACCTAATTTCTCCCACTCCAGCCAACTTGGCTCTTTTTGAGCGCTGGAGCTCCTCATCAAACCAGAATGAGATGTTCTTTGGAGATCAGGTTGATATGTGTTACAAGTGCTCTCTGAAACAAGGAAACACCCTGTTCATACcaacag gATGGATTCACGCTGTGTTGACTCCTGTGGACTGCCTCGCCTTCGGAGGAAACTTCCTGCACAGTCTCAACATTGACATGCAGCTGAG gGCGTATGAAATAGAGAAGAGGTTGAGCACAGCCGAGCTGTTCAAATTTCCCAACTTTGAGACGGTTTGTTGGTATGTCGGGAAGCACCTTCTTGATACCTTTAGAG GTTTGAGAGAAAATCGCCGACACCCTGTCAGTTATCTCGTTCTTGGGGCGAAAGCTCTGAACAACGCCTTCCGCAGCTGGACCCGTAAGGAG GCCTTAGCTGACCATGAGATGGAGATACCAGAGAACATCAACACTCAGACGTTAGTGAAGGACCTGGCCAAGGAGATTCGTCTtgttgag GATATATTTCAGCAGAACCTTGGCCGCACAGGAACTCCGTTTCCGGGTGCCCCGCTCTCTAAAGCTCCCCTCAGCGCCTCTCAGAACTCTGGACGCCCccctggaaaaaagaaagggcCCAAGCCCAAGGAGGTGTTGGGAGGCCTGGGGACCCCTGGGACCAAAAAGAAAGGCCAGAAGGGAGTCGTTAAGACGGAGGCAGAAGAACTGGACCTGATTGAGATCCATACCAAGCATACGCTCAAAAAGATTCAACCTGGCAAGTCCAAGCACAAGAACAAG GTGGAGCTGCCGTTAGAGGAGTTTGAAGggaagttaaataaaaaaaaactgaaactcgTCCTCAGCAATGGAAAAATTCAAGG TAAGAAAGATGGCAGCAGTAACGGTGCAGAGAGCGCGGCCAACTTCAAACGTCTTGCCACAGAGGAATCCAGTCTGTCAGAACTGGAGTCTGAGGATGAGCTGCAGATCGACGAGACTCCCCCTCCGCGGCGCAAGTCTGCTGGAcccagcaagaagaaaaaactaagTG GTCTACCCAGGAAGCTGCCTAGAGCTAAACCATGTTCTGACCCTAATCGCATCAGGGAACCAGGAGAAGTAGACTTCGACATCGAG GAGGACTACACGACTGATGAAGAAGCACTGGCAGCCCACGGAGTGAAAGGTGGTGCAGGAGGCATTCTTGATCTGTTAAAGGCCAGCAAGCAAGTGGCGGGCTTAGACTCTGCAGCACTCAG TGAGGAAGCCCCAGCCTCCCCCAGCACTCGAGATGCCATCCAGGGTATGCTCTCCATGGCCAACCCtccttcctcatcctcctcttcctcctcgtcttctCCTTCATCTCTCTCTGGAGGCCTGACAGAGGGCTTAGGGGTCGTCAAGGAGAAGGGCGGAAGAGCTGTGTGGTTGACGGGAGGAGTCAAGAAGACTTCGAATCTCGAGAAGAAACCGATCATCCAGCGGCCCGGGAAACGGCCAATCAAAAGGCCAACTCGTCATCTGAGTGACGAAGAAAGCCCAGATGAGCAAGAGACACTGGGGACTTGTTTCAAAGACTCAGATTATG TTTATCCATCTTTGGAGTCCGATGAGGAAGACCATGCCAGCAAAACtaagatgaagaggaagaaaaactggGATGACACACCTTGGAGCCCGAAAG caaGAGTGATGCCGACTCTTCCTAAACAAGAGCGACCTGCCAGGGAAGGGGCCAGAGTGGCCTCCGTAGAGACGGGCCTCGCAGCAGCTGCTGCCAAGTTGGCGCAACAA GAGCAGCAAAAACCCGCTAAAAGGAAGTACACCAAAAAGCAACGTCCTCCTGCTCCCGTCGCCAGTCCTCCCCCCGTTCAAAATGAGCCTGCCCCGCCCTCCCCAACACCTGCTCCGGAGTCTGCAGCAGATGTCAGCCCCGACAGGAGGATGGATTATTTCTCTGCCAGCCTGTTAGACCATGAATACACAGCAGGGCCGGGACCTTTTGGCCCCGGAGGCCCCAGGGGCAGCGGCGCCATGGCTCCTGGTGTCTTCCTCACCTCTCGAAGACCTTCCCTGTCGCCTCAAAATAGCAGCTGCCATTCTGGAGCATCCCCTGCAAGCTTAGCCAGCCAAGGAATAACAGGAATCGGTCAAG gCAAACGCCCAAAGAAAGGACTCGCAACTGCGAAACAGAGACTTGGAAAAATTCTGAAAATTCATCGCAATGGTAAACTTCTCTTGTGA